In Mangifera indica cultivar Alphonso chromosome 7, CATAS_Mindica_2.1, whole genome shotgun sequence, the genomic window GTTGGAACAATAGGGATAGCAACCTGCAGTAgagaaaatcaaatattatcataatagtCTCAAGCACAAAAGATTATATGCAAAGTATTCTATTGGAACAATGGttgtaaaattgttataattcaAGTAAACTGAATTTTACATACTAGCAATAATTTAATAACACCAGTTTTATATAAGTTCATATTAACAGAGCAACTCAAGTTCATAAGGTCCAGCAATTTAAACACAGATTACCACCCATCAGATGGGCAAAATAGTTTATACTTCCAAGATCATACATAAAACAATACTGATCTTCTATACAAACAGCAGTTATAAATAACCATAGGAGTGAACCCTGATTACAAGCAATTATTTCATTTCCCACAAGATAAACTATAGAACCATCCAAAGAGGTGAACCAGAATTTTTCACTCTTATCTAAACAGTTTTTAACAAGTAGCAGCAAATATCATGGACTTCCCAAAAAAATAGCAAACATTACTTGACATGGAGTAGATATTCATGTTCATAAAAATCATTTGTTAATGCACATCAGGCCAAGCCAAAAGCAGCCAACCCCAAACCAGGTCAATAATCTGAACAAAGGCATAACTTGGTCTAAaagccaaaaagaaaaacagcaCCAACTACCAACAAGATAGCTCTGGCTGGTCCAAGTTTCATTGAGCAAAAACAGTTCTTACGcatgatatttcaaattcagAGAATTCCTTTTAACAAGTCATAACATTCATTAAGTTTGTCTCTCACTTCAGTTATATCATTACTCGACCAAATTAGCAAGTATCTGATCGTAGGCCAGAATGCATGAGCTATTCAGGTCACTGGTAACATGAGCACGAGTCAAGATGTGCCGGTACAGGTCCAAAAATGAGCTCAAAACTCAACTTTATGGGTAAAAGCTTAACATTTGGGTAACTGGACTCATGAGAACAAAAGGTATAGATCAGCAGCAAAGAGCTAATAAAGGACATGACCTATAACTTGCAGCCCATTCATGAGTGGAAGTAGCTCCCAGCTTTGCCCAAACCAAATGCAAAGACCATATTATTAGTCAACAGCGATGACTCAGCGTCTCAGCCCTAGGATAAAATAACTGGTGTCACACCCCAACAGCTAATGCACAAGCCAGATCAAAGAAAGATAAGTTCAAGCACCCATTCCCCCAACTGCCATTCCTGGATAAGTAATAACAGTTTATAATTGCATTTCTAACAAAGTATAACCTGTTTATGGAACAAACTAATCAAGTTACCCATCATAACAGCagcaacaaagaaaaacaaaatataagagAAGAATCGCAAAACCAACCATATGTAAGCCAGGTAAACATACAAGATTTAAATATCCCAAATTACCTTGACAGGAAATGTTCCATGAGGTAGCTTGGTGGTCAAAAGCTCCCTAAGTCTCCTTACAGCCTTGACTTTGTTGGCTAATATGTCAAGTAAAGGCAGGAGCTCATCTGTTTTTAAAGGGAAATCTGGTGTCAACCAGAGGACAGGCCTCAAACCCTTTTTATATTCGCTCTCATTCTTAGATTCACCACTGGGtcccttcttctttttcttcttattgcTTTTGTCCTTTCCCTTCTTTATATCACTCACATCCTCCCTCTGATGTTCAGATGAAGGTCTTTGATTAGCAACTGGCTTCTTGTTGCTACCTTCAGGAGCCAACTTTGAGAATTTCTTCAAGAGTTTCGAATCCTCCGGATCATCACTGTTATTTTTGGTGGCCTTCTTGTTCCAGCCAAACCAACTCTTCTTTTCTTTAGCAGCACTATCAGATTCACCATTTTCATAGGAACCTCCTGAACCATTTTCTTGAGAGCCAGGGGCCCCATGTTCATCATCCTCACAAACACTATCAGAGTTCCCCATGTGAAGTGCAGAATCCAATTGCATCCTTTCCTCAGCTGTCAATACATCATCATACTCATCATTATCACCACCATTTGCCAAcctttcttcatcttccacaGCAAAGAGCTCTTCGTCAGTCATGGCACCCGGAACCCGTCTTGACTTCACACTAACCATCACATGGAGCATATCATAAACTTTGGCCTTCCAATTTCCAACCATTTCAGTCCTCTCTTGTCGCCTCCAATTCAGGTGGGGAGCAAGCTCAGCCTGAGTGACATCTATGCCAGGACGATACATGTTAGTTTGAGACATCAAGGCCACTTCATGGGCAACTTCTGATTCCGTTGGCTGTGCGCCTGCCCCTTCCAAAGCATTTGTGACTTCTTTCTCCTTATGGGAAAGAACAATCAAAGAACCAGGTGGCAAAGTTACATTACTATCCTCTGAAGTACAGCCCTCCCCCAAAAAAAGAAATGTCTGGTCCGACCGTTGAATGCGAAATCCATCAAATCCAGCAAGAGTCATATCTGCACGGAGATTGGATCCACGCTTCCAAATGCGGTAAGTATCAGATGGGGCAATGCGACCAATAAACGGAATGACTGAGCTCTCAAAATGGAAGGTTATCTCCATGTAAAAATCACGGATACGATTTGCTGAGGCAACAATACGTGGAAGTCTTCGACACCATTTTGCCCAGGCAAGAGGCTGATAATGCCTAGCAATAATCATAGCTATTGACTCCTCTCTTGTGCAAACAGCTTCTTGCAAAGCACTCCAACCATTCTCATTCTGAAGGCTCCAATCTGCCCCGGCCGCCATCAAAATCTCTGCAGAGTTTGGATCCCGGAGCCTGACTGCAAGGTGCAAAGGTGTTTCACGTCCCGGAACATCCCGGCGATCAATAACAGCCGAGACAGCATCAGCTTGGAGCTCAGCAGCTAGAGACTCCTCTTCAGTATTAACCTCCCCAGCCTTGGCAAGCCGTGGAAGGTTAGCAATAATGCGCCGCAGGGAAGCATAGTCACGCCGAGCAACTGCCAAATGAGCAGGACTATGGACATATTTGGAAAAATCTTCCATTGTATTTTCCCCCAATTCACTTTCTAACTCCACTTTTAAACAATAATTCCTCCCATTCGGTAAAGCAAACCATAAAAGGTAACAAGCCCTATCCTAAATATCAAGATTAGGGTTATAAAAATTCGAACTGCAAGAACTTAAAGAGCCCTTGGaaataaatcaataacataAGAAAAGATTAAGATTCACACAACTTCAATGAAAAGACTAAAAAAATGTCTTATCTTCTTCATATTCTTCAACTTTCTTTCGTTTTCTCAGCTCTCAAACAATCTTATCATACTTCAATTTCCTGACTTTGAGCTCCACAGAATGCACTTCAGCGTCTATAGAGCTCAATTCTGCAAAAATCgaaactcaaattaaaagagaaacTACAAATAAGCCCAAATCTAACAAAAAGCACCtccaaaaaaacaaatcaaaggaacatttttcttattctttgttCCATTTCATGGCCTCAATTTTCGCAGGAGACTAACAGAAATTGCAGAGCACAAGAAAATACCTGAGAGAGGAGGCGAATTTGAAAGAGATCGAGCGACTTAGTAGTCAGTGAAGGTTAGGAttgatttagattaaaaaattttcaggtagagaaagagagagggaaAACAATCAGACGTTAGATAATGAAATGGAAGACGAGATCTAACGGTGAGTATGCTGTGTACACTTACTCCGCCATTACTTCTGACTCAGTCTCGGACTCGATTCTTCAACTCAGATCTCTGTCTATCTCTATCTCTGTCTGTGTCTGTACATTTTTCATGTTGCGTCTCTTCactttagcctttttttttttccaccctctctgtattctctctctctgtctctctctgtctctctcgcTCTCGCCGTTTTAGAGCCAGAGTATAGTTTTTGCCACTCTCATCAACTGAATTTACTTGTCTGCCATCATgacttttttcataaaatataaatgagaaaattgctgatgttaatatcatttttattttacttacttttttatatgttaaaatctCCTTAtgttggtttattttttatattgctAATATCCAGTTGCCCCcgaaaaataaccaaattacATCTGTGCCCTTCATCACGGAAAAGTAAGACAAAATCTTgctttttcacataaaaaagtCCAAGGACTAACTCCcacctaaaaatttttatttttagtttttatttatatttttaaaaaacttaaatactcatttataaattattaaagttaatcaaatttattaattttataattttacctatttttctttaaactttaaaaattaccaGTTTTccattaaaccaaattttaaaaaataatatttttttatttaaaatttagtttttaatattcgTCTTCATctccaaccttttttttttcgatagtttttctttctctctaacTATCTCTCTCTTCCTATCTCTTCCCCCGACCGATCATTTAAAtcgagaagatgaagatgagagaTCATCATCTAG contains:
- the LOC123221020 gene encoding uncharacterized protein LOC123221020 → MEDFSKYVHSPAHLAVARRDYASLRRIIANLPRLAKAGEVNTEEESLAAELQADAVSAVIDRRDVPGRETPLHLAVRLRDPNSAEILMAAGADWSLQNENGWSALQEAVCTREESIAMIIARHYQPLAWAKWCRRLPRIVASANRIRDFYMEITFHFESSVIPFIGRIAPSDTYRIWKRGSNLRADMTLAGFDGFRIQRSDQTFLFLGEGCTSEDSNVTLPPGSLIVLSHKEKEVTNALEGAGAQPTESEVAHEVALMSQTNMYRPGIDVTQAELAPHLNWRRQERTEMVGNWKAKVYDMLHVMVSVKSRRVPGAMTDEELFAVEDEERLANGGDNDEYDDVLTAEERMQLDSALHMGNSDSVCEDDEHGAPGSQENGSGGSYENGESDSAAKEKKSWFGWNKKATKNNSDDPEDSKLLKKFSKLAPEGSNKKPVANQRPSSEHQREDVSDIKKGKDKSNKKKKKKGPSGESKNESEYKKGLRPVLWLTPDFPLKTDELLPLLDILANKVKAVRRLRELLTTKLPHGTFPVKVAIPIVPTIRVLVTFTKFEELQLPEEFSTPLSSPTHFQDSKSKEPEGSSSWISWMKGSRGGQSSDSDSHRYKDDIDPFLIPSDYTWVDANEKKRRMKAKKAKNKKHKKQTVAAKSGDAVHQTSEEVEE